A genomic region of Phragmites australis chromosome 2, lpPhrAust1.1, whole genome shotgun sequence contains the following coding sequences:
- the LOC133908796 gene encoding pentatricopeptide repeat-containing protein At2g33760 gives MANSSVQFELSSSSMDSHHRSPEYNSLLLAGPRLGPLKQAHARLVVAGHSRSLPLTTKLATLAVAAGAASYAHLLAASHPAPDSFLFCSLTRAAAHRSLPAAALTFYRCLLAAALPFSSFAFTAVAKACADISALRTGMAIHTHAVLLGFGSDRFVQTALVVLYSKCGQLAVARKLFDAIRDRSVVAWNAMISGYEQNGLAERAIEVYKKMQVAGEAPDSATFVATLSACAQAGALDLGREVEGCIVSERMDMSVFLGSALVNMYARCGLVNKARRWFDMLQERNVVTWTSMIAGYGMHGHGHEAIKLFHLMRREGPPPNDVTFVAVLSACAHAGLVSEGREAFACMKSVYRLVPCAEHYCSMVDMYGRAGLLDDAMQFIRDFIPGEPGPEVWTAMLGACKMHKNFNLGVEVAERLIALEPENPSHRVLLSNIYALSGKMNHVEKVRNTMIKRRLKKKIGYSLIEIGGIAHLFRMGEKSHLQTREIYQYLEELIHRITNAGYVPETDSVLHELEEEEREVALRYHGEKLAVAFGLMMSAGSTAPIRIIKNLRICGDCHLAIKFMSAVENREIIVRDKHRFHHFKDGKCSCLEYW, from the coding sequence ATGGCGAATTCGTCAGTTCAATTCGAGCTCTCCAGTTCCAGTATGGATTCCCACCACCGCTCGCCGGAGTACAactccctcctcctcgccggcccTCGCCTCGGCCCTCTAAAGCAAGCCCACGCGCgcctcgtcgtcgccggccaCAGCCGCTCCCTCCCCCTCACCACCAAGTTAGCTACTCTCGCGGTGGCAGCCGGCGCCGCTTCCTACGCCCACCTCCTGGCCGCTTCCCACCCCGCGCCGGACTCCTTCCTCTTCTGCTCCCTCACCCGCGCCGCCGCGCACCGCAGTCTCCCGGCCGCCGCTCTCACCTTCTACCGttgcctcctcgccgccgccctacCCTTCTCCAGCTTCGCCTTCACCGCCGTTGCCAAGGCCTGCGCCGATATATCTGCGCTCCGCACCGGCATGGCCATCCACACCCACGCCGTCCTCCTCGGATTTGGCTCCGATCGATTCGTGCAGACGGCGCTTGTTGTGCTCTACTCCAAGTGCGGCCAACTGGCAGTTGCACGCAAGCTGTTCGATGCAATTCGTGACAGAAGCGTGGTCGCTTGGAATGCGATGATTTCTGGGTATGAGCAGAACGGGCTTGCCGAGCGTGCGATCGAGGTGTATAAGAAGATGCAAGTGGCTGGGGAGGCGCCTGATTCTGCGACATTTGTGGCCACCCTCTCTGCTTGTGCACAGGCTGGTGCTCTGGACTTGGGACGTGAAGTGGAGGGATGTATTGTTTCTGAAAGAATGGACATGAGTGTGTTTCTTGGTTCTGCCCTTGTGAATATGTATGCCAGGTGTGGGTTAGTGAACAAGGCTCGCAGGTGGTTCGACATGCTCCAGGAACGTAATGTGGTTACATGGACCTCCATGATTGCAGGATATGGTATGCACGGACATGGCCATGAGGCAATCAAACTGTTCCATTTGATGAGACGCGAAGGGCCACCACCTAATGATGTCACCTTTGTGGCAGTCCTATCTGCGTGTGCGCATGCTGGGTTGGTTAGCGAGGGTCGTGAAGCTTTTGCTTGCATGAAGAGTGTCTACAGACTGGTCCCTTGTGCTGAGCACTATTGTTCTATGGTTGATATGTATGGAAGGGCAGGACTTCTTGATGATGCAATGCAATTTATACGTGACTTTATACCTGGGGAGCCCGGACCTGAAGTTTGGACAGCAATGCTTGGGGCATGCAAGATGCACAAGAATTTCAATCTCGGAGTGGAGGTTGCTGAGCGATTGATTGCCCTCGAGCCCGAGAATCCATCTCACCGTGTGCTGCTTTCAAATATATATGCTTTATCTGGTAAAATGAACCATGTTGAGAAGGTGAGGAATACCATGATCAAGAGAAgattgaagaagaaaataggaTACAGCTTGATTGAGATAGGGGGTATTGCCCATCTGTTTCGCATGGGTGAGAAGTCTCATCTGCAAACTAGAGAGATTTACCAATATTTGGAGGAACTGATCCATAGGATTACTAATGCTGGTTATGTGCCTGAAACTGATTCGGTGCTGCATGAATtggaagaagaggagagagaggttgCATTGAGATATCATGGTGAAAAACTGGCTGTAGCCTTTGGACTCATGATGAGTGCTGGGAGCACCGCTCCAATCAGGATAATAAAAAACCTGCGGATATGTGGTGATTGCCATCTAGCTATCAAATTCATGTCGGCTGTGGAGAATCGAGAGATAATTGTCAGAGATAAGCACCGGTTTCACCATTTCAAAGATGGCAAGTGCTCCTGTCTGGAATATTGGTGA